One Armatimonadota bacterium genomic region harbors:
- a CDS encoding type II secretion system F family protein yields the protein MTAKRLSAKDSRDLIWLCWRLAETLRDGPSIAPALEKAAERAPVAVQPLLRAIRQRLSNGGRMSEELMSQGAPTYVWGTVYAGEVTGDMVPALTALAGRLEMEQALPPARDTRLRAYILACGRLAMLLSLGVPIERGMEATAESVTPSEATDALIAARKGILQGDMLSDALQQAASSLPPLTIDMIRDGEHDGRLGETLAVVADYLLDEEQGGQ from the coding sequence ATGACCGCCAAACGGCTCTCCGCGAAGGACTCCCGCGACCTCATCTGGCTTTGCTGGCGCCTGGCCGAAACCCTGCGCGACGGCCCATCCATCGCCCCGGCGCTGGAGAAGGCCGCCGAACGCGCGCCGGTCGCCGTTCAACCCCTCTTGCGCGCCATCCGGCAGCGCTTGTCCAACGGCGGTCGAATGTCCGAGGAGCTGATGAGCCAGGGAGCGCCGACGTATGTCTGGGGCACGGTGTACGCGGGCGAGGTCACCGGTGACATGGTACCCGCCCTCACCGCCCTCGCCGGTCGCCTGGAGATGGAGCAAGCCCTGCCGCCCGCCCGCGACACGCGGCTGCGCGCCTACATTCTTGCCTGCGGTCGCCTGGCGATGTTGCTTTCCCTCGGGGTGCCGATCGAACGGGGGATGGAAGCGACGGCGGAATCGGTGACGCCCTCTGAGGCGACCGATGCGCTGATAGCCGCGCGCAAGGGAATCTTGCAGGGCGACATGCTCAGCGATGCGCTCCAACAGGCAGCGTCCAGCTTGCCGCCCCTGACCATTGACATGATTCGCGATGGAGAACACGACGGCCGCCTGGGCGAGACCTTGGCCGTCGTGGCGGACTACCTGTTGGATGAAGAGCAAGGTGGCCAATAG